In one Serinus canaria isolate serCan28SL12 chromosome 2, serCan2020, whole genome shotgun sequence genomic region, the following are encoded:
- the LOC103815692 gene encoding feather beta keratin-like has translation MACYDRCSPCGPTPLANSCNEPCALQCQDSRVIIDPSPVLVTLPGPIMTSFPQNTAVGSTSSAAVGTELSVQGQPISGGFGGFGGFGGFGYGHGYGHGFGYGCGFGYRQGYGYGLGYGYGRRGYGYNF, from the coding sequence ATGGCCTGCTACGACCGCTGCAGTCCCTGCGGACCCACCCCGCTGGCCAACAGCTGCAacgagccctgtgccctgcaatgCCAGGATTCCCGTGTCATCATCgacccttcccctgtgctggtcaccctgccaggacccatcaTGACCTCCTTCCCCCAGAACACCGCCGTCGGAtccacctcctctgctgctgtgggcactgagctcagtgtgcagggacagcccatctCTGGTGGATTTGGTGGCTTTGGTGGATTTGGTGGCTTTGGCTATGGCCATGGCTATGGCCATGGATTTGGCTATGGCTGTGGATTCGGCTACAGGCAGGGCTATGGCTACGGGCTGGGCTATGGCTATGGCAGAAGGGGCTATGGCTACAACTTCTAA
- the LOC103825186 gene encoding feather beta keratin-like, with protein MACNSLCRPCGPTPLANSCNEPCALQCQDSRVIIDPSPVLVTLPGPIMSSFPQNTAVGSTSSAAVGTELSVQGQPISGGFGGFGYGLGYGRGFGYGLGGLGCYGRRGYGYNC; from the coding sequence ATGGCCTGCAACAGCCTCTGCCGTCCCTGCGGACCCACCCCGCTGGCCAACAGCTGCAacgagccctgtgccctgcaatgCCAGGATTCCCGCGTCATCATCGACCCTTCCCCCGTGCTggtcaccctgccaggacccatcaTGAGCTCCTTCCCCCAGAACACCGCTGTCGGAtccacctcctctgctgctgtgggcactgagctcagtgtgcagggacagcccatctCTGGTGGCTTTGGTGGCTTTGGCTACGGCCTTGGCTATGGCCGTGGATTTGGCTATGGGCTGGGAGGCCTGGGCTGCTATGGCAGAAGGGGCTATGGCTACAACTGCTAA